The proteins below come from a single Mucilaginibacter mali genomic window:
- the mce gene encoding methylmalonyl-CoA epimerase, whose product MKKVEHIGIAVNSIETAGDIYTKLLNTGIYKVEEVASEHVKTAFLQTGPNKIELLEATHPDSAIAKFIAKKGEGIHHIAFEVEDIYAEMQRLRAEGFVLLNEEPKRGADNKLVCFVHPKGTNGVLVELCQSV is encoded by the coding sequence ATGAAAAAGGTAGAACATATTGGCATCGCCGTAAACAGCATCGAAACCGCCGGCGATATTTACACAAAGCTGTTAAATACCGGCATTTACAAGGTAGAAGAAGTGGCCAGCGAACACGTAAAGACCGCCTTTTTGCAAACCGGCCCCAACAAAATAGAACTGCTGGAAGCCACCCACCCCGATAGCGCCATTGCCAAATTTATCGCCAAAAAAGGCGAAGGCATACACCACATAGCCTTTGAGGTTGAAGATATATACGCCGAAATGCAGCGCCTGCGCGCCGAGGGCTTTGTTTTACTGAACGAAGAACCCAAACGCGGGGCCGATAATAAGCTGGTTTGCTTTGTGCACCCGAAGGGGACGAATGGGGTTTTGGTGGAGTTGTGCCAGTCTGTTTAG